The following proteins come from a genomic window of Mycolicibacterium rufum:
- a CDS encoding sugar ABC transporter ATP-binding protein, with protein sequence MTNTTAALLRCNDIHKSFGGVPVLEGITLDLQPGTVTALAGENGAGKSTLMKIISGQYSADHGTVTVGEATLAPGNTRDAVRHGVAIVPQELASIENMTVYENLFVGREVTVGPFLNRRAMIDQARDALGVFGVQIDPSARMGSLPVGLRQIVEIVKAASTGAQVVMLDEPTSAISEREVEGLYKVVRRLREHGVAMVYTTHKMAEIRAIADRVVVLRDGGLILDEPIADVTDDDIVTAMIGRELDALFPDRPSPGTEPVLEVRDLQVDGASGPVSFTVNAGEIVGLAGLVGAGRTELLEAIFGARTSTAGQITVRGKAVKRNHPAAAITAGMAMVPEDRKLSGVVLSMSVLDNGTLPRLSSFSLAGWLRAKARNKAVSDVMSSVRLKTRGLSQEVGTLSGGNQQKVVLARWLTGDVNVLLLDEPTRGVDVGARSEIYRIVTEFAANGMAVLMASSDMPEIVGLSHRAFVMRGGAFVGELDRDALDHPEVQESVFRLATALDNKSTTTTQQEAS encoded by the coding sequence ATGACGAACACAACGGCAGCACTGCTGCGCTGCAACGACATTCACAAGAGCTTCGGCGGCGTGCCGGTACTCGAAGGCATCACGCTGGACCTGCAGCCCGGTACCGTGACGGCGCTGGCCGGCGAGAACGGCGCAGGCAAGTCCACGCTGATGAAGATCATCAGCGGCCAGTACAGCGCCGATCACGGCACCGTCACCGTCGGCGAGGCCACGCTGGCGCCGGGCAACACCCGCGACGCGGTGCGCCACGGTGTGGCGATCGTGCCGCAGGAACTCGCCTCGATCGAGAACATGACGGTCTACGAGAACCTCTTCGTCGGAAGGGAAGTCACCGTCGGGCCGTTCCTCAACCGGCGCGCGATGATCGACCAGGCCCGCGACGCGCTCGGGGTGTTCGGTGTGCAGATCGATCCGTCCGCGCGGATGGGAAGCCTGCCGGTGGGGCTGCGACAGATCGTCGAGATCGTCAAGGCCGCCAGCACCGGCGCGCAGGTCGTGATGCTCGACGAGCCCACCTCCGCGATCTCCGAGCGCGAGGTCGAGGGGCTCTACAAGGTGGTGCGCCGGCTGCGCGAACACGGCGTCGCCATGGTGTACACCACCCACAAGATGGCCGAGATCCGCGCCATCGCCGACCGAGTGGTCGTGCTGCGCGACGGCGGACTGATCCTCGACGAACCGATCGCCGACGTCACCGACGACGACATCGTCACCGCGATGATCGGCCGGGAACTCGACGCGCTGTTCCCGGACCGCCCCAGCCCGGGCACCGAGCCGGTGCTCGAGGTACGGGACCTCCAGGTCGACGGCGCCTCGGGCCCGGTGTCGTTCACCGTGAACGCCGGCGAGATCGTCGGGCTGGCCGGCCTCGTCGGCGCCGGGCGAACCGAACTGCTCGAGGCCATCTTCGGCGCCCGCACCAGCACCGCCGGCCAGATCACGGTGCGCGGCAAGGCCGTCAAGCGCAACCACCCCGCCGCGGCGATCACCGCGGGCATGGCGATGGTGCCCGAGGACCGCAAGCTGTCCGGGGTGGTGCTGTCGATGAGCGTGCTCGACAACGGCACCCTGCCGCGGTTGTCGTCGTTCTCGCTGGCCGGCTGGCTGCGCGCCAAGGCCCGCAACAAGGCCGTGTCCGACGTGATGTCGTCGGTGCGCCTCAAGACCCGCGGACTGAGCCAGGAGGTCGGCACGCTGTCCGGCGGCAACCAGCAGAAGGTGGTACTGGCGCGCTGGCTCACCGGCGACGTCAACGTGCTGCTGCTCGACGAACCGACCCGCGGTGTCGACGTCGGCGCGCGCAGCGAGATCTACCGCATCGTCACCGAATTCGCGGCGAACGGCATGGCCGTGCTGATGGCGTCGTCGGACATGCCCGAGATCGTCGGGCTCTCGCACCGCGCGTTCGTGATGCGCGGCGGCGCGTTCGTCGGCGAGCTCGACCGCGACGCGCTCGACCACCCCGAGGTGCAGGAATCGGTGTTCCGCCTCGCCACCGCACTCGACAACAAGTCCACGACCACCACGCAGCAGGAGGCATCATGA